From Zingiber officinale cultivar Zhangliang chromosome 5B, Zo_v1.1, whole genome shotgun sequence, the proteins below share one genomic window:
- the LOC121984316 gene encoding uncharacterized protein LOC121984316 isoform X1 produces the protein MKTTRGKGSRHLVTEETRKAKPKAGTSLSRATVSVSSHLSSRRHFPFPSSSIGQSMPSLRHHPPRSSLPQRHHLRPRPRRSPAGSSSPLQMVPDLRPRPRRVHPLQCALVLRQSQRAGPGKADPSSRLQEESTHGRRRHQLAHQSLLQVRQHRRRGEGVRRQVSIEEGEGKAQELGVMFIKTSAKAGFNIKALFRKIAAALPGMETFLLHVA, from the exons ATGAAGACGACTAGAGGGAAAG GATCTCGACATCTCGTCACGGAGGAGACCAGAAAAGCGAAGCCCAAGGCTGGCACTTCCCTTTCCCGAGCCACCGTCAGTGTAAGTTCCCACCTCTCGAGCCGCCGTCACTTCCCTTTCCCGAGCAGCTCAATCGGCCAAAGCATGCCCAGTCTCCGACACCACCCACCGCGATCCTCGCTGCCTCAGCGCCATCATCTCCGGCCTCGCCCTCGACGGTCGCCTGCTGGAAGCTCTTCGCCTCTTCAAATGGTTCCAGACCTCCGCCCTCGACCCCGACGAGTTCACCCTCTCCAATGCGCTCTCGTTCTCCGCCAATCTCAGCGCGCTGGACCAGGGAAGGCAGATCCAAGCTCTCGTCTTCAAGAAGAATCTACCCATGGACGTCGCCGCCACCAACTCGCTCATCAATCTCTACTTCAAGTGCGGCAGCATCGCCGACGCGGAGAAGGTGTTCGACG GCAAGTCTCcatagaagaaggagaaggtaaAGCGCAAGAGCTCGGTGTCATGTTTATCAAAACAAGCGCAAAAGCTGGCTTCAATATAAAG GCTCTCTTTCGAAAGATTGCGGCTGCCTTGCCCGGGATGGAAACCTTTCTCCTCCAtgttgcttag
- the LOC121984316 gene encoding leucine-rich repeat extensin-like protein 3 isoform X2 produces MKTTRGKGTLPLPSFLSPSSSNSKFSIFFLSRISTSRHGGDQKSEAQGWHFPFPSHRQCKFPPLEPPSLPFPEQLNRPKHAQSPTPPTAILAASAPSSPASPSTVACWKLFASSNGSRPPPSTPTSSPSPMRSRSPPISARWTREGRSKLSSSRRIYPWTSPPPTRSSISTSSAAASPTRRRCSTVMHAVHRCHTHLGT; encoded by the exons ATGAAGACGACTAGAGGGAAAG GAACCTTACCGCTGCCctctttcctctctccctcttcatCAAATTCTAAGTTTTCGATCTTCTTTCTTTCGAGGATCTCGACATCTCGTCACGGAGGAGACCAGAAAAGCGAAGCCCAAGGCTGGCACTTCCCTTTCCCGAGCCACCGTCAGTGTAAGTTCCCACCTCTCGAGCCGCCGTCACTTCCCTTTCCCGAGCAGCTCAATCGGCCAAAGCATGCCCAGTCTCCGACACCACCCACCGCGATCCTCGCTGCCTCAGCGCCATCATCTCCGGCCTCGCCCTCGACGGTCGCCTGCTGGAAGCTCTTCGCCTCTTCAAATGGTTCCAGACCTCCGCCCTCGACCCCGACGAGTTCACCCTCTCCAATGCGCTCTCGTTCTCCGCCAATCTCAGCGCGCTGGACCAGGGAAGGCAGATCCAAGCTCTCGTCTTCAAGAAGAATCTACCCATGGACGTCGCCGCCACCAACTCGCTCATCAATCTCTACTTCAAGTGCGGCAGCATCGCCGACGCGGAGAAGGTGTTCGACG GTCATGCATGCTGTGCACAGGTGTCATACTCATTTGGGCACATGA